One part of the Mariniblastus fucicola genome encodes these proteins:
- a CDS encoding DUF536 domain-containing protein: protein MKKIGFCKQCLRNVPHVLYFQWPVFRLMNRFLNFANSLPLGSWHCCGCEKNSFRIKRPDPEVTTDVTSTTMNDIVAWPDRNDPTQRFGLLFRRKKATRVLDPSLDSASDGESSFEHVGNVTRSDDSLLVRKARAARYSQKFREGVIERILSGKSTITQVKDELKLSERDLLDWINDRVMKQDQHIAKLTQVVDAVQQLTEDSSDANRETLQLKLHLEENIDTGRSADSVHSEVTIEGRVNQG, encoded by the coding sequence ATGAAAAAGATCGGGTTCTGCAAACAGTGCCTCCGAAACGTCCCGCACGTTCTCTATTTCCAGTGGCCAGTCTTTCGGCTGATGAACCGCTTTCTGAATTTCGCGAACTCGTTGCCGCTGGGTAGTTGGCATTGTTGCGGATGCGAGAAAAACTCGTTTCGCATCAAGCGACCGGATCCGGAAGTCACGACTGATGTGACTTCGACGACGATGAATGACATCGTGGCGTGGCCAGACCGAAACGATCCAACGCAGCGATTTGGTTTGTTGTTCCGACGAAAGAAAGCCACTCGGGTTCTCGATCCGTCTCTTGATTCTGCGTCCGACGGGGAGTCTAGTTTCGAGCATGTCGGCAATGTGACTCGCAGCGACGATTCTCTTCTGGTTCGAAAGGCTCGCGCGGCACGGTATTCGCAAAAGTTTCGCGAGGGAGTCATCGAGCGGATCTTGTCCGGCAAATCGACCATCACTCAGGTCAAGGACGAGTTGAAGCTTTCTGAACGGGATCTGCTGGATTGGATTAATGATCGAGTCATGAAGCAGGATCAGCACATCGCGAAACTGACTCAGGTCGTCGACGCTGTCCAACAGTTGACGGAAGATTCTTCAGACGCGAATCGCGAAACGCTGCAGTTGAAACTTCATCTTGAAGAAAACATCGACACTGGACGTTCTGCCGATTCGGTTCACTCAGAAGTGACGATTGAAGGCCGAGTGAATCAGGGTTAA
- a CDS encoding RluA family pseudouridine synthase produces the protein MEIEPEREPNLARTIVVAPEEDQQRLDSFLVSHFSKHSRVRLQRAIAKGDVLVDGKKAKSSTKLKPGQSVVCEPIEAPTEGPIPEDIPLDLIFEDEHMIAINKPPLMVVHPAKGHWSGTLTAALAFHFKSLSSIGGPTRPGIVHRLDRDTSGVILVAKTDQAHAALGKQFQDRTVEKEYHAIVTPAPDRDRDVIDKPIGNHPYQREKKAIRENHSSSRAAVSMYEVLERLNGFALVAVKPKTGRTHQIRVHMAHVGCPVACDRLYSGRARLTGNDLNRDGDETVLLDRQALHARKIGFDHPVSGERMLLESKFPADMTRLWEAIKTRKMD, from the coding sequence ATGGAAATTGAACCAGAACGTGAGCCAAATCTCGCCAGAACGATCGTTGTTGCGCCGGAAGAAGACCAGCAGCGGCTCGATTCTTTCCTGGTTTCACATTTTTCGAAGCACAGCCGCGTACGTTTGCAGCGTGCGATTGCCAAGGGAGACGTGTTGGTCGATGGAAAGAAAGCGAAATCGTCGACGAAGCTAAAGCCTGGCCAATCGGTTGTCTGCGAGCCGATTGAAGCGCCGACGGAAGGTCCGATCCCCGAAGACATTCCCCTGGATTTGATCTTCGAGGACGAGCACATGATCGCGATCAACAAGCCGCCGTTGATGGTCGTGCATCCCGCCAAGGGCCATTGGTCAGGCACGCTGACTGCCGCGTTGGCGTTCCATTTTAAGTCGCTCAGTTCAATCGGCGGTCCAACGCGTCCGGGCATTGTGCATCGTCTCGACAGAGACACCAGTGGCGTCATCCTGGTCGCCAAAACTGATCAGGCTCATGCTGCGTTGGGCAAACAGTTTCAGGATCGAACGGTGGAGAAAGAGTACCACGCGATCGTCACGCCGGCTCCAGATCGAGATCGAGACGTGATCGACAAACCGATTGGGAATCATCCGTATCAGCGTGAAAAGAAAGCCATTCGTGAAAATCACTCGTCGAGTAGAGCAGCCGTTTCGATGTACGAAGTCCTCGAGCGGCTCAACGGTTTCGCACTCGTTGCCGTCAAACCGAAAACCGGTCGCACGCATCAGATCAGAGTCCACATGGCGCATGTCGGTTGTCCGGTTGCTTGCGATCGACTGTACAGCGGGAGAGCGCGGCTAACGGGCAACGATCTCAATCGGGACGGAGACGAGACCGTGCTGCTGGACCGCCAGGCTTTGCATGCCAGAAAAATTGGCTTCGACCATCCGGTCTCCGGCGAAAGAATGTTGCTCGAAAGCAAGTTCCCGGCGGACATGACACGACTGTGGGAAGCCATCAAAACTCGCAAAATGGATTAG
- a CDS encoding ABC transporter ATP-binding protein: MNFAPSSEKPDNSRPAIEFDQLVRTFGKTTAVNRVSFKVFPGEVFGFIGPNGAGKTTSMKILSTLDTPDSGSAKVDGFCSVNDPERVRRRLGYMPDGFGAYANVTCEEYLDFFARSYGLRGKDRIHSLRNVMGFTQLDQIAQKPITGLSKGMKQRLCLGRALIHNPKVLVLDEPAAGLDPRARIELREMITALADDGKSLLISSHILTELAEMCDRVAIIEQGGLLAVGSVEDILSGDHQRSSEDTTGGQVVTESGQLVVQILGDAGAARSWIENELSLTVRITGNSLQFPFSGSAEDQAALLRKMVDSGIAVVSFSNKQRSLEDAFLHVTRGRVQ; the protein is encoded by the coding sequence TTGAATTTTGCACCATCATCTGAAAAGCCTGACAACTCGCGGCCAGCGATTGAGTTCGACCAGTTAGTGCGGACATTTGGAAAAACAACGGCTGTGAATAGAGTCAGCTTCAAAGTTTTCCCCGGAGAGGTGTTTGGTTTCATTGGCCCCAACGGTGCCGGAAAAACGACCAGCATGAAGATCTTGTCCACGCTCGACACACCCGACTCCGGTTCGGCGAAAGTTGACGGGTTTTGCAGTGTCAATGATCCAGAACGCGTCCGACGTCGGCTGGGCTATATGCCAGACGGTTTCGGTGCATACGCGAACGTGACTTGCGAGGAATACCTCGATTTTTTCGCACGTTCCTACGGTCTCCGCGGCAAGGATCGCATTCACAGCCTGCGCAACGTAATGGGTTTCACCCAGCTTGACCAGATTGCTCAAAAGCCGATCACTGGTTTGTCGAAAGGTATGAAGCAGCGATTGTGCCTTGGCCGCGCTTTGATTCACAATCCCAAAGTTCTCGTTCTCGATGAGCCCGCGGCGGGACTCGACCCACGGGCTCGCATCGAACTACGCGAAATGATTACGGCGTTGGCCGACGACGGAAAATCGCTTTTGATTAGCAGCCACATTTTGACCGAGCTTGCAGAAATGTGTGATCGAGTCGCCATCATCGAACAAGGTGGATTGCTCGCGGTCGGTTCAGTTGAAGATATTCTTTCTGGCGACCACCAGAGAAGTTCCGAAGACACTACTGGCGGCCAGGTCGTAACCGAGTCGGGGCAACTGGTTGTTCAAATCCTCGGTGATGCCGGCGCGGCCAGAAGCTGGATCGAGAACGAACTTTCTCTGACCGTTCGAATCACAGGTAACAGTTTGCAGTTTCCTTTTTCTGGTTCGGCGGAGGACCAGGCAGCGTTGTTGCGGAAGATGGTCGATAGTGGAATCGCTGTCGTCAGCTTTTCCAATAAGCAGCGTTCGCTCGAAGACGCATTCCTGCACGTGACAAGAGGCCGAGTGCAATGA
- a CDS encoding ABC transporter permease: MSQPEGSKHKGDAIDRNDAVHFEKIEEHSGPIPGNASLAGDSGDASVSDFLVAKESSTRLDSWIDWISDFCSSILVKETRQAIKSRQFFMTFMFLLALIVLWTFFALSPARDNYEIESLGSFMLCGFLWILGVPLVLIIPFTTFRSLAQEYEDGTIDMVMITTMKPWQIIAGKLGSAMLQVLIYMSILAPCISFCYLLRGVDISQIWYSIGGSLVVTFGLCCLAIALASAADTARIIQVLSVLLILALLFCGFVWCGLSYAICFEPVSQSDQGIMNLLWSGAGLAWISSALVLFCAATARIAFASSNRSTLVRIGVTIQVVLFVGWVIASMTAFGYNKYGFMVASVFAMHYMLLVGGMMLGCHPGMSPRVRRSLPRTRLKQLLFGLYMPGPGRAFLFVIGLSAGICSTLAILAIGHDLFEVSFDMDIPNAARNPNTFAGVDIQFSLLTILANFLFFLFFFCIAFLISRLFARRSVHRNPFVIEMAFITAIPAAIAIFSSYALAPDVFEDLRYGFDLSQIFNWYRVQYLAVEGNVDEAIPYMLIVGIPTFTMLYVCFRLSAPELSESHTAVPQRVLEENEALKRERLWGADADEETIDEIFAVVRSN; encoded by the coding sequence ATGAGCCAGCCAGAAGGAAGCAAACACAAAGGCGATGCAATTGATCGTAATGATGCGGTCCACTTTGAGAAAATCGAAGAGCATTCAGGCCCGATCCCAGGCAACGCTTCACTTGCCGGAGATTCTGGAGACGCGTCAGTCAGTGATTTTCTGGTCGCCAAAGAATCGTCAACAAGGCTCGATTCGTGGATTGATTGGATCAGCGATTTTTGCAGTTCCATTCTTGTTAAAGAAACACGCCAGGCGATCAAGAGTCGGCAGTTCTTCATGACATTCATGTTTCTGCTCGCCTTGATCGTGCTGTGGACTTTTTTCGCACTGTCACCGGCACGTGACAACTACGAAATCGAATCGCTTGGCTCGTTCATGCTTTGCGGATTTCTGTGGATATTGGGTGTCCCGCTCGTGCTCATTATTCCCTTCACGACATTTCGATCGTTGGCTCAGGAATACGAAGACGGCACCATCGATATGGTCATGATTACGACCATGAAGCCTTGGCAAATCATCGCCGGCAAGCTCGGAAGCGCGATGCTGCAGGTCCTTATCTATATGTCGATCCTGGCGCCATGCATATCATTTTGTTATCTGTTGCGCGGCGTCGATATATCACAGATTTGGTATTCGATCGGTGGCTCGCTGGTCGTTACCTTCGGGCTTTGCTGCCTCGCGATCGCCCTCGCCAGCGCCGCGGACACGGCACGGATCATTCAGGTGCTTTCCGTGCTCCTGATTCTCGCGTTGCTGTTTTGCGGATTTGTATGGTGCGGCCTTTCGTATGCAATCTGCTTCGAACCAGTATCGCAAAGCGATCAAGGGATCATGAATCTCTTATGGTCAGGCGCCGGGTTGGCGTGGATTTCGAGTGCCTTGGTTCTGTTTTGCGCCGCAACCGCCAGAATCGCATTCGCTTCCAGCAATCGTTCAACGCTCGTGCGAATCGGTGTCACCATTCAAGTCGTGCTGTTCGTCGGTTGGGTAATCGCTTCCATGACGGCTTTTGGATACAACAAATATGGATTCATGGTCGCTTCGGTCTTTGCGATGCACTACATGTTGCTCGTCGGAGGCATGATGCTTGGATGTCACCCTGGCATGTCGCCTCGCGTTCGCCGATCCCTTCCTCGAACACGGCTGAAACAATTGCTGTTCGGTCTATATATGCCGGGACCCGGAAGAGCCTTTCTGTTTGTCATCGGCCTCTCGGCGGGAATCTGCTCGACCCTGGCAATACTCGCCATCGGGCATGATTTGTTCGAAGTGAGCTTCGACATGGACATCCCGAATGCGGCTCGGAATCCCAACACTTTCGCCGGTGTTGATATTCAGTTTAGCCTGCTGACGATCCTGGCCAACTTTCTGTTTTTTCTGTTTTTCTTTTGCATCGCTTTCCTGATTTCGCGACTCTTCGCTCGACGTTCTGTTCATCGCAATCCGTTCGTGATCGAAATGGCATTCATCACTGCCATACCAGCCGCGATCGCGATCTTCAGCAGCTATGCCTTGGCTCCGGATGTCTTCGAAGACTTGCGATACGGATTTGATCTATCCCAGATCTTCAATTGGTATCGGGTGCAGTATCTCGCGGTTGAAGGCAACGTCGACGAAGCGATTCCTTACATGTTGATCGTCGGAATTCCTACTTTTACCATGCTCTACGTTTGCTTCCGGCTGTCCGCCCCTGAGCTGTCCGAGAGTCATACCGCAGTGCCGCAACGAGTTCTGGAAGAGAATGAAGCATTAAAGCGAGAACGGCTTTGGGGCGCTGACGCCGACGAGGAAACGATCGACGAAATTTTCGCAGTCGTTCGCTCAAACTAA
- a CDS encoding IS3 family transposase — MKYAWIKQHRDQYSITLMCEIFGVSKSGYYDSIDRPESKRAVRSRAIRESVKQVYEESGQIYGSYKIAEELANDAQLETACRNTVATAMREMGLKSCVSRQFKPTTTKSDPDKKPAENLLSQEFDAEAPNRKWVADITYLPTAGGWVYLAVVLDLFSRKVVGWQMSDRLTTQIVTEALRKAIESRRPESGTLLHHSDRGCQYTSDAFQGILRTLNIQCSMSRTGCCYDNAVMERFFWSLKHEWTKHRRYGNLEEARMSVFKYIEAFYNSKRIHQTLGYQTPEEFERNYRAALAA; from the coding sequence GTGAAGTACGCGTGGATCAAACAACATCGCGACCAGTATTCCATCACGCTGATGTGTGAAATCTTCGGTGTCAGCAAGAGCGGCTACTACGATTCGATTGATCGGCCCGAGAGTAAACGTGCGGTTCGTTCTCGCGCGATTCGCGAATCTGTGAAACAGGTCTACGAAGAATCAGGGCAGATCTACGGCAGCTACAAGATCGCTGAGGAACTTGCTAACGACGCTCAACTGGAAACGGCTTGTCGCAACACGGTAGCGACAGCCATGCGAGAAATGGGGCTTAAAAGCTGTGTTTCGCGACAGTTCAAACCAACGACGACCAAGTCAGACCCTGACAAAAAGCCTGCTGAGAATCTTCTCTCCCAGGAGTTTGATGCCGAGGCTCCGAATCGCAAGTGGGTGGCAGACATCACTTACTTGCCGACGGCCGGTGGTTGGGTTTACCTCGCTGTAGTGCTGGACCTGTTCAGCCGCAAAGTTGTCGGTTGGCAGATGAGCGATCGATTGACGACACAGATCGTTACCGAAGCCTTGAGGAAAGCGATTGAATCCAGACGGCCAGAGTCCGGAACGCTGCTTCATCACAGCGACCGAGGCTGTCAGTACACCAGCGACGCGTTTCAGGGAATTCTTCGCACGCTGAACATTCAGTGCTCGATGAGCCGAACAGGATGCTGTTACGACAATGCCGTCATGGAGCGCTTCTTCTGGTCGCTGAAGCACGAATGGACGAAACATCGTCGCTACGGAAACCTTGAAGAGGCTCGCATGAGCGTCTTCAAATACATCGAGGCGTTTTACAACTCGAAGAGAATTCATCAAACTCTGGGATACCAGACGCCCGAAGAATTCGAAAGAAACTATCGTGCAGCTTTAGCTGCTTAA
- a CDS encoding transposase, which yields MSSNGKRTRRIFSEEFKRDAVNLIVSEGYSFRAAAEAVNVNENSLRNWHRKYAPEPEPCGPEASLQQVLEENKRLRKQLKRAELEREILKKATAYFAKESQ from the coding sequence ATGTCAAGCAATGGAAAACGCACACGCCGGATTTTTTCAGAAGAGTTCAAGCGTGATGCGGTCAATCTGATCGTCAGTGAGGGCTACTCGTTTCGAGCCGCCGCTGAAGCCGTCAATGTCAACGAGAACAGCCTTCGCAACTGGCATAGAAAGTATGCTCCGGAGCCTGAACCTTGCGGTCCCGAGGCATCGCTGCAACAGGTTCTTGAAGAGAACAAACGCCTTCGCAAGCAGCTGAAGCGTGCGGAACTGGAACGTGAAATCCTAAAAAAGGCGACGGCGTACTTCGCGAAGGAGTCGCAGTGA